From a region of the Zingiber officinale cultivar Zhangliang chromosome 10B, Zo_v1.1, whole genome shotgun sequence genome:
- the LOC122028828 gene encoding disease resistance protein RPM1-like — translation MAEAVIACLIEKIITAVASVSHSFLDRPVQNIHMKMNNIRRVLELTKAFLKHTRTYTGENELVDAWAKLIQDVAYDIKGIVDEYIFLMTSGTWAGFITRINNDVKAKSLHELGKKLEEREASLWKLVRMKDSYGIRVPERFSSSPEENDLICHLAESALSVEEDDLVGIEEIKYKLIRLLIDEEPQRTIISVLGMGGVGKTTLVARVYMNQMVISHFSCCAWISVSKSNTVDDLLKKILKELHRERKEVITLDFDSMDYKTLVENLRLHLAHRRYLIILDDVWQADVWTDISYALFANNCRSRVVITTRVQDVSSLAGDERIVRVNPLPDAMAWDLFCKKAFPTEVGNTCPQNLIQWARKMVDECDGLPLAIAAIANLLSHKEREELTWKRIHDSLAWSTNEDNQELQKVPRILSLSITNLPHHLKNCLMHCSLFPEDYPIARNRLIRLWVAEGFVKERGGMSMEDVAEDYLNQLVGRSLLQVTDRNELGRVRFCRVHDLVRELIIEKSREEHFVDVLEGEFKDVSDRVRRLSIIKDYQGATVNQSMEISSLRSFHTFTPVPISVLLKCRLLSVLDLHAAPVEALPNAIGHLANLQYLSIRKTNVKRLPNSLGDLQKLETLDAIYTNIEELPSGIKKLGNLRHLMVKKFHRQTSKYTILGGGVEVPGGVGNLKGLQTLKAVVANGKMVLQLAKLTQIRSLDVRGVTTQHSFVLSSSLSKMDRLARLLVMARHKDDTLLLSDMKPPPQLRKLSLYGNLDKRMLPPWFSTLENLTHLVLKMSRLKEDPLPQLTALPNLVSLFLMQAYNGSKLQFHAQCFCRLRSLGLCDMSHLNCIEIEENALECLHEMTLVRCSQLKTIPVGLEHLTRLQKLEVEGMPIELVTKLQNGGETEEDSNRLKHIPIIKNWLGRDGIWVEDRLK, via the coding sequence ATGGCAGAGGCTGTCATCGCTTGCTTGATTGAGAAGATCATTACAGCTGTGGCCTCTGTATCTCATAGTTTCCTTGATAGGCCTGTGCAGAATATTCACATGAAAATGAACAACATAAGGAGGGTGCTAGAGCTTACAAAGGCGTTCCTGAAGCATACAAGAACATATACAGGCGAAAACGAACTAGTGGATGCTTGGGCAAAGCTGATTCAAGATGTGGCCTATGATATCAAGGGCATTGTCGATGAATACATCTTTTTAATGACCAGTGGAACATGGGCTGGCTTTATTACCCGTATCAACAATGATGTCAAGGCCAAATCTTTGCACGAATTAGGTAAGAAATTAGAGGAAAGAGAAGCCAGCCTTTGGAAGCTTGTAAGGATGAAAGATTCATATGGCATTAGAGTTCCAGAGAGGTTCTCCAGCTCACCCGAAGAGAATGATCTAATCTGCCATTTAGCTGAATCAGCACTCTCTGTTGAGGAAGATGATCTCGTGGGGATTGAGGAAATCAAGTACAAGCTCATCAGATTATTAATAGATGAAGAGCCCCAACGCACCATAATATCTGTTCTCGGGATGGGTGGTGTTGGCAAGACCACACTTGTGGCAAGAGTTTACATGAATCAAATGGTCATTAGCCATTTCAGCTGTTGTGCATGGATCTCTGTGTCTAAAAGCAATACTGTCGATGATCTCCTCAAGAAGATCCTGAAGGAACTGCACCGTGAGAGGAAGGAAGTGATCACTCTTGATTTTGATTCAATGGATTACAAAACTTTGGTGGAAAATCTCCGTTTGCATCTGGCTCACAGAAGGTACTTGATCATCTTAGATGATGTTTGGCAAGCAGATGTCTGGACTGATATTAGCTATGCTTTATTTGCTAATAATTGCCGAAGTAGAGTTGTTATTACCACAAGGGTGCAGGATGTGAGTTCATTAGCAGGTGATGAAAGGATTGTGAGAGTAAACCCTCTACCAGATGCCATGGCATGGGATCTCTTCTGTAAGAAGGCATTTCCGACAGAGGTGGGAAATACTTGTCCACAGAATCTGATACAATGGGCTAGAAAAATGGTGGACGAGTGTGATGGCCTTCCTCTTGCTATTGCAGCGATTGCTAATCTTCTGTCTCACAAAGAAAGGGAGGAATTGACATGGAAGAGAATACATGATAGCTTGGCATGGTCGACTAATGAGGACAACCAAGAACTCCAAAAGGTGCCCAGAATTTTGAGCCTCAGCATCACAAACCTTCCACACCATCTCAAGAACTGCCTCATGCATTGCAGCTTGTTTCCAGAGGACTATCCCATTGCAAGAAACAGGCTCATTAGGCTATGGGTGGCAGAAGGATTTGTGAAGGAAAGAGGAGGAATGTCGATGGAAGATGTGGCTGAGGACTACCTCAACCAGTTGGTGGGAAGAAGCTTGCTCCAAGTCACTGATAGAAATGAACTCGGACGTGTTCGGTTCTGCCGAGTTCATGATCTTGTCAGAGAGCTTATCATCGAAAAATCAAGAGAAGAGCATTTTGTTGATGTTTTAGAAGGTGAATTTAAAGATGTAAGCGATCGGGTTCGAAGACTTTCTATCATTAAAGATTATCAAGGTGCCACTGTGAACCAAAGCATGGAGATATCCTCACTTCGATCTTTCCACACTTTTACACCGGTTCCCATTTCAGTGCTCTTGAAATGTAGGCTGCTTAGTGTCTTGGATCTTCATGCTGCCCCAGTTGAAGCCTTGCCGAATGCGATAGGCCACCTTGCCAACTTGCAATATTTGAGCATACGCAAAACCAATGTTAAAAGACTGCCAAATTCCTTAGGAGACCTTCAGAAGCTCGAAACCTTGGATGCAATATATACAAACATAGAGGAGTTACCTAGTGGGATAAAAAAACTGGGTAATCTGCGTCATCTGATGGTGAAGAAGTTCCATCGGCAAACTTCCAAATACACAATTCTTGGAGGTGGAGTTGAAGTTCCTGGTGGTGTAGGCAATCTGAAGGGGTTACAGACACTGAAAGCTGTGGTTGCAAATGGTAAAATGGTGCTTCAGCTCGCAAAGCTCACACAGATAAGAAGTTTAGACGTTCGAGGAGTTACAACCCAACACAGCTTTGTCCTCTCATCATCACTCTCAAAGATGGATCGCCTCGCTCGCTTGTTAGTGATGGCAAGACACAAAGATGACACATTACTATTAAGTGATATGAAACCACCACCACAGCTGCGGAAGCTAAGCCTGTATGGTAACCTGGACAAAAGGATGCTTCCTCCCTGGTTTAGCACACTTGAAAATCTTACTCATTTGGTCTTAAAGATGTCCAGGCTCAAGGAAGATCCATTACCACAGCTCACTGCATTGCCTAATCTGGTTTCACTCTTTCTCATGCAAGCATATAATGGAAGCAAACTGCAGTTTCATGCACAGTGTTTCTGTCGGCTCAGGTCACTGGGGTTGTGTGATATGAGCCACCTCAATTGCATTGAAATAGAAGAGAATGCTCTTGAATGCCTTCATGAGATGACTCTCGTAAGGTGCAGTCAGTTGAAGACAATTCCAGTTGGGTTGGAACACCTCACTAGGTTGCAGAAATTGGAAGTTGAAGGCATGCCAATAGAGCTGGTGACTAAGCTACAGAATGGGGGTGAAACTGAGGAGGATTCGAACAGGTTGAAACATATACCGATCATCAAGAACTGGTTGGGGAGAGATGGAATTTGGGTTGAAGACAGACTCAAGTAG